A genome region from Erigeron canadensis isolate Cc75 chromosome 3, C_canadensis_v1, whole genome shotgun sequence includes the following:
- the LOC122591947 gene encoding replication protein A 70 kDa DNA-binding subunit-like — MERGYSLLSEISDVKDTWRIKVHVGRMWTQPGWKKDIKEGSLEMILIDKRGTKMHATIKKNLPKLKHMLQESRYYLITNFNVGDSTSKFMMVNNEACINFYRNTSVRPCISDVDYGNGLVFTSFEDIAAFRVVTKYPIDIIVEIVGRGKITKYTKDNKQSMRLHLQLMDLSGILMNCALWGDYAHQVDNFFKDPKNDGRVVIVIQLAKLRIWDGEPQLDNCMFGTRI; from the exons ATGGAGAGAGGTTACTCTTTGTTGTCAGAAATCAGTgatgtgaaagatacttggcgTATTAAGGTACATGTAGGTCGCATGTGGACACAACCAGGATGGAAAAAGGATATTAAAGAAGGAAGTCTTGAAATGATTCTTATTGATAAACGG GGTACCAAGATGCATGCTACCATCAAGAAAAACCTGCCCAAGTTGAAGCACATGTTGCAAGAGTCCCGTTATTATCTGATAACAAACTTCAACGTTGGTGATTCTACCAGCAAGTTCATGATGGTCAATAATGAAGCCTGCATCAACTTCTATCGCAACACAAGTGTAAGACCTTGCATCAGCGATGTTGATTATGGTAATGGTTTGGTGTTCACTTCTTTCGAAGACATAGCAGCCTTTAGGGTCGTCACTAAGTACCCCATTG ATATCATTGTGGAAATTGTTGGACGTGGAAAAATCACCAAATACACTAAAGATAACAAGCAAAGCATGCGTCTGCATCTACAACTGATGGATTTAAG TGGCATTCTTATGAATTGTGCTCTATGGGGAGATTACGCCCATCAAGTTGATAACTTTTTCAAAGATCCAAAGAATGACGGTCGTGTTGTGATTGTTATTCAACTTGCGAAGTTGCGCATCTGGGATG GTGAACCACAATTGGATAACTGTATGTTTGGTACCCGTATTTAG
- the LOC122593428 gene encoding transcription factor TCP4-like isoform X2 — MEDNYHYNHYQKLQEKATSKSKRVGLRSNVVSGVGEIVQVEGGHIVRATGRKDRHSKVCTAKGTRDRRVRLSAHTAIQFYDVQDRLGYDRPSKAVDWLINKAKSAIDELAELPPWKPTQNSNFFPESFDNIKSFFPTGGSSSAAPSTQNNNNYFPQSELLSRTTNHHHQNQDLKLSLQSLQDPVLQQHHQQPPPPHTEQVNSMFFDGGGWLENNGFVFASPPPPPPQTPFLQPLLFGQNQTTNNQMLLNYISQRGPLQSSNTPPVRAWVDPLPSSGAGTDQHQTLAFHHPSPMPGFTSGIGGFYIPARIQGDNEEHDGLSDKPSSASSDSRH, encoded by the exons ATGGAAGACAATTATCACTATAACCATTACCAAAAACTTCAAGAAAAAGCAACAAGTAAATCAAAGCGAGTGGGATTAAGGAGCAACGTAGTAAGTGGTGTTGGGGAAATAGTACAAGTAGAAGGTGGCCACATTGTACGGGCCACCGGGCGGAAAGACAGACACAGCAAAGTTTGTACTGCAAAAGGCACAAGAGACCGCCGTGTCCGGCTTTCCGCCCACACAGCTATACAGTTTTATGATGTACAAGATCGGTTGGGATATGACAGGCCAAGTAAAGCTGTTGACTGGCTTATCAATAAAGCTAAATCCGCCATTGATGAACTTGCTGAGCTTCCACCATGGAAACCTA ctcaaaattcaaacttttttCCTGAATCTTTTGATaatataaaatctttttttcCTACGGGTGGTTCTTCTTCTGCAGCTCCGTCcacacaaaataataataattattttccACAGTCGGAGCTGCTTTCAAGAACcactaatcatcatcatcagaatcaagATCTCAAGCTGTCCTTACAATCACTTCAAGATCCTGTTCTTCAACAACACCACCAGCAACCGCCGCCGCCACATACTGAGCAAGTCAATAGTATGTTTTTTGACGGTGGTGGTTGGTTGGAGAATAATGGGTTTGTATTTGCttcgccaccgccgccgccgccacaaACGCCGTTTCTGCAGCCTTTGTTGTTCGGCCAAaatcaaacaacaaacaatCAAATGTTGTTAAATTATATTTCTCAGAGGGGACCCCTTCAGTCCAGCAACACACCTCCGGTTCGTGCTTGGGTCGACCCGCTTCCATCTTCGGGTGCGGGTACTGATCAACACCAAACCCTGGCTTTTCATCATCCGTCTCCCATGCCCGGATTTACTTCGGGCATAGGCGGCTTTTATATCCCTGCACGAATCCAAGGTGATAATGAGGAACATGACGGATTATCTGACAAGCCGTCCTCTGCTTCCTCCGATTCTCGCCATTGA
- the LOC122594028 gene encoding protein IQ-DOMAIN 10: MGACGWFKRLVGSKRKKENRPKNTEHIQQDFKIANGSKSRDSSLRESSFRAGSRKVIGRSTGTKEFAATRIQTAYRSYRARKALRCLKGTARFQVLIEADALTKQASSALNQIHLWSRIQTEIRSRRHWMVAEGRIKQKRLENQVKVESKLHELEVEWSGGPETMDEIVSRIQQREEATIKRERAMAYAFYHQWRANSNRYFGQAYYDLSKESWGWSWKERWIAVCPWEARVVARGAKPCKKTKNGAPKIVVAVKPQTSNAKGIFKAMYGTS, encoded by the exons ATGGGTGCTTGTGGGTGGTTCAAGAGGCTAGTCGGATCTAAAAGAAAGAAGGAAAACAGACCCAAAAACACAGAG CATATTCAACAAGATTTTAAGATCGCAAATGGCTCAAAAAGCAGAGACTCTTCTCTGAGAGAATCAAGTTTTCGTGCTGGTAGTAGAAAAGTTATCGGTCGAAGCACAGGAACAAAGGAATTTGCTGCAACTCGAATCCAAACTGCGTATCGTTCGTATAGG GCAAGAAAAGCGCTACGTTGTCTGAAAGGGACTGCTAGATTTCAGGTGTTGATTGAAGCTGATGCTCTTACAAAGCAAGCTTCTTCTGCTCTTAACCAAATACATTTGTGGAGCAGGATACAAACAGAAATCAGAAGCCGGCGCCATTGGATGGTGGCGGAAGGTCGGATCAAGCAAAAGAGGCTTGAGAATCAAGTGAAAGTCGAGTCTAAGCTTCACGAACTCGAG GTCGAATGGTCTGGTGGACCCGAGACGATGGACGAGATTGTGTCCAGGATACAACAGCGTGAGGAAGCCACAATTAAACGTGAACGAGCAATGGCCTATGCCTTCTATCACCAA tgGAGAGCAAACTCGAATCGTTATTTTGGCCAAGCTTATTATGATCTAAGCAAAGAGAGTTGGGGATGGAGTTGGAAGGAGCGTTGGATCGCCGTATGCCCATGGGAGGCTCGGGTGGTTGCACGTGGTGCAAAACCGTGTAAGAAAACAAAGAATGGTGCACCAAAGATAGTGGTTGCAGTGAAACCTCAGACTAGTAATGCAAAAGGTATTTTTAAAGCAATGTATGGTACATCTTGA
- the LOC122593428 gene encoding transcription factor TCP4-like isoform X1 → MEDNYHYNHYQKLQEKATSKSKRVGLRSNVVSGVGEIVQVEGGHIVRATGRKDRHSKVCTAKGTRDRRVRLSAHTAIQFYDVQDRLGYDRPSKAVDWLINKAKSAIDELAELPPWKPTYDSVLNFERNPDEEIVDTQMGNAQNSNFFPESFDNIKSFFPTGGSSSAAPSTQNNNNYFPQSELLSRTTNHHHQNQDLKLSLQSLQDPVLQQHHQQPPPPHTEQVNSMFFDGGGWLENNGFVFASPPPPPPQTPFLQPLLFGQNQTTNNQMLLNYISQRGPLQSSNTPPVRAWVDPLPSSGAGTDQHQTLAFHHPSPMPGFTSGIGGFYIPARIQGDNEEHDGLSDKPSSASSDSRH, encoded by the coding sequence ATGGAAGACAATTATCACTATAACCATTACCAAAAACTTCAAGAAAAAGCAACAAGTAAATCAAAGCGAGTGGGATTAAGGAGCAACGTAGTAAGTGGTGTTGGGGAAATAGTACAAGTAGAAGGTGGCCACATTGTACGGGCCACCGGGCGGAAAGACAGACACAGCAAAGTTTGTACTGCAAAAGGCACAAGAGACCGCCGTGTCCGGCTTTCCGCCCACACAGCTATACAGTTTTATGATGTACAAGATCGGTTGGGATATGACAGGCCAAGTAAAGCTGTTGACTGGCTTATCAATAAAGCTAAATCCGCCATTGATGAACTTGCTGAGCTTCCACCATGGAAACCTACTTATGATTCAGTTTTGAATTTTGAGCGTAACCCAGATGAGGAAATTGTTGATACTCAAATGGGTAAcgctcaaaattcaaacttttttCCTGAATCTTTTGATaatataaaatctttttttcCTACGGGTGGTTCTTCTTCTGCAGCTCCGTCcacacaaaataataataattattttccACAGTCGGAGCTGCTTTCAAGAACcactaatcatcatcatcagaatcaagATCTCAAGCTGTCCTTACAATCACTTCAAGATCCTGTTCTTCAACAACACCACCAGCAACCGCCGCCGCCACATACTGAGCAAGTCAATAGTATGTTTTTTGACGGTGGTGGTTGGTTGGAGAATAATGGGTTTGTATTTGCttcgccaccgccgccgccgccacaaACGCCGTTTCTGCAGCCTTTGTTGTTCGGCCAAaatcaaacaacaaacaatCAAATGTTGTTAAATTATATTTCTCAGAGGGGACCCCTTCAGTCCAGCAACACACCTCCGGTTCGTGCTTGGGTCGACCCGCTTCCATCTTCGGGTGCGGGTACTGATCAACACCAAACCCTGGCTTTTCATCATCCGTCTCCCATGCCCGGATTTACTTCGGGCATAGGCGGCTTTTATATCCCTGCACGAATCCAAGGTGATAATGAGGAACATGACGGATTATCTGACAAGCCGTCCTCTGCTTCCTCCGATTCTCGCCATTGA